The Bacteroidota bacterium sequence AAATGGCAAAAATCTGGGGGCAAAATTCCTATTGTAAACGTAAACAGGTTGGTGCTTTGCTGGTCAAAGACAAGATGATCATATCCGATGGTTACAATGGAACTCCTTCAGGGTTTGAGAATAATTGCGAGGATGAAGAAAACCGCACCAAGCCCTACGTGCTTCATGCAGAAGCCAATGCCATCACAAAAGTCGCAAAATCGAATAATTCCAGCGAAAATGCTACTCTTTACGTAACAACTTCCCCTTGTCTGGAATGTGCAAAGTTGATCATTCAGTCCGGCATAACCAGGGTAGTTTATTTTGAAAGATATCA is a genomic window containing:
- a CDS encoding dCMP deaminase family protein, with the translated sequence MEKSLIDYPYKEKQLQFDRRYLEMAKIWGQNSYCKRKQVGALLVKDKMIISDGYNGTPSGFENNCEDEENRTKPYVLHAEANAITKVAKSNNSSENATLYVTTSPCLECAKLIIQSGITRVVYFERYHNQDGLKLLERANIEIVQINYSQIDEYSK